A stretch of the Mesorhizobium huakuii genome encodes the following:
- a CDS encoding (2Fe-2S)-binding protein: MLICHCNIITEKEIEQTIIGLLDQDPWQLIVPAKVYHSMQKRGRCCGCFPNVVETIIRVTENYHARSEASGVDIVSHLDRVRGLRVQYGSRTHERRNSDHRAA; the protein is encoded by the coding sequence ATGCTGATCTGCCATTGCAACATCATCACCGAGAAGGAGATCGAGCAGACGATCATCGGGCTGCTGGACCAGGATCCCTGGCAACTTATCGTGCCGGCCAAGGTCTACCACTCGATGCAAAAGCGTGGCCGCTGTTGCGGCTGCTTCCCAAATGTGGTCGAAACGATCATCCGGGTCACCGAAAATTACCACGCCCGCTCGGAGGCGAGCGGCGTGGATATCGTTTCACATCTGGATCGCGTCAGAGGCCTGCGCGTCCAATACGGGAGCAGAACCCATGAAAGGCGAAATTCAGATCATCGAGCGGCTTAA
- the bfr gene encoding bacterioferritin, giving the protein MKGEIQIIERLNEALFLELGAVNQYWVHFRLLEDWGYTKLAKKERAESIEEMHHADKLIARIIFLEGHPNLQSVAPLRIGQNVKEVLESDLAGEYDARTAYKRSREICHEIGDYVTMKLFEDLLADEEGHIDFLETQLDLLASIGEEKYGQLNADAANEAE; this is encoded by the coding sequence ATGAAAGGCGAAATTCAGATCATCGAGCGGCTTAACGAGGCTCTTTTCCTGGAGCTTGGAGCCGTCAATCAATATTGGGTGCATTTCCGTCTGCTCGAGGACTGGGGCTACACCAAGCTGGCCAAGAAGGAGCGGGCCGAATCGATCGAGGAGATGCACCACGCCGACAAGCTCATCGCCCGTATCATCTTCCTTGAAGGCCATCCGAACCTGCAGTCCGTGGCGCCGCTGCGCATCGGGCAGAACGTCAAGGAGGTGCTCGAATCCGACCTTGCCGGCGAATATGACGCGCGCACGGCCTACAAGCGTTCGCGCGAAATCTGCCACGAGATTGGTGATTACGTGACGATGAAACTGTTCGAGGATCTGCTGGCTGACGAGGAAGGTCACATCGACTTCCTAGAGACGCAGCTCGACCTGCTCGCCTCGATCGGCGAGGAGAAGTACGGCCAGCTCAACGCCGACGCGGCCAACGAGGCGGAGTAA
- a CDS encoding di-heme oxidoredictase family protein: MRRLLEFLRRSRRAAGSPLLLKRPAGSARRRCTILMLALTSSAIAGELQPAGLATTRSDLNPKDQARVIAVTRPTTDFSKPEPFELMQGGAGTSQKDVSRDAFSQSSANISFEEEGTFKLGDALFRRNWVSSPSSTQASDGLGPLFNERACQNCHLRDGRGRPPQGDTGTTSMFLRLARDAGNAEEKAALADRQMLNFPDPVYGSQLQELAVPGLRGEGRMRVAYQERQVTLTDGTVVSLRQPSYSVTDLAYGPLDPHTTLSPRLTPPMIGLGLIEQIAPADILARADPEDAHGDGISGKPNIVRDGLGGELTLGRFGWKAQTATIRQQAADAFAGDIGISTPEEPKHWGDCTAAQAKCLAMPNGVQARLGPVEAPPPVMDLVTFYSQNLAVPARRDLAAPDVLAGKKVFYEIGCVSCHTPKFVTRRDAPNKAQAFQLIWPYSDFLLHDMGPDLADGQAVGDATGSEWRTPPLWGIGLTETVNGNSFFLHDGRARSLTEAILWHGGEAQKARDRFATANATERDAMIKFLESL; the protein is encoded by the coding sequence ATGCGGCGCCTGCTAGAATTCCTGCGCCGCTCGCGGCGGGCCGCCGGCTCGCCGCTTCTCCTGAAAAGACCAGCCGGATCGGCTCGTCGGCGCTGCACCATTCTTATGTTGGCGCTGACATCATCCGCGATTGCCGGCGAGCTTCAGCCAGCCGGGCTCGCCACCACGCGCAGCGACCTCAATCCAAAAGATCAGGCGCGCGTCATCGCCGTCACCAGGCCGACCACGGATTTCTCCAAACCCGAGCCGTTCGAGCTGATGCAAGGTGGCGCCGGCACGTCGCAGAAGGACGTCAGTCGCGATGCCTTCTCGCAATCCTCGGCCAATATCAGCTTCGAGGAAGAGGGCACTTTCAAGCTCGGCGACGCGTTGTTTCGCAGGAACTGGGTGTCGTCGCCATCCTCGACACAGGCGTCGGACGGGCTTGGGCCGCTGTTCAATGAACGTGCCTGCCAGAATTGCCATCTCAGGGACGGCCGCGGCCGTCCGCCGCAAGGCGATACCGGCACCACCTCGATGTTCCTGCGGCTGGCGCGCGACGCCGGCAACGCCGAGGAAAAGGCAGCCCTTGCCGACCGCCAGATGCTCAACTTCCCCGACCCGGTCTATGGCTCGCAGTTGCAGGAACTCGCCGTGCCCGGCCTGCGCGGTGAAGGCCGGATGCGCGTCGCCTACCAGGAACGCCAGGTGACGCTGACGGACGGTACCGTGGTTTCTCTGCGCCAACCCAGCTACTCCGTCACCGATCTCGCCTATGGGCCGCTCGATCCGCACACCACGCTGTCGCCGCGCCTGACTCCGCCGATGATCGGCCTCGGCCTGATCGAGCAGATCGCGCCCGCAGACATTCTGGCCCGTGCCGATCCGGAGGACGCGCACGGCGACGGCATTTCCGGCAAGCCTAACATCGTGCGCGATGGTCTCGGCGGGGAACTGACGCTTGGCCGTTTCGGCTGGAAGGCGCAGACCGCGACGATCCGCCAGCAGGCGGCGGATGCCTTCGCCGGCGACATCGGCATCTCGACGCCGGAAGAACCAAAACACTGGGGCGACTGCACTGCCGCGCAGGCAAAATGCCTCGCCATGCCGAATGGCGTGCAGGCGCGCCTCGGCCCGGTCGAGGCGCCGCCGCCGGTGATGGACCTCGTCACCTTCTATTCGCAAAACCTCGCCGTGCCGGCGCGCCGCGATCTCGCTGCGCCTGACGTGCTCGCCGGCAAGAAGGTCTTCTATGAGATCGGCTGCGTTTCCTGCCACACGCCGAAATTCGTCACCCGCCGCGACGCGCCCAACAAGGCGCAAGCCTTTCAGCTGATCTGGCCCTATTCCGACTTCCTGCTGCACGACATGGGGCCGGATCTGGCCGACGGCCAGGCTGTGGGCGATGCGACGGGAAGCGAATGGCGCACCCCGCCGCTGTGGGGTATTGGCCTCACCGAGACCGTCAACGGCAATTCCTTCTTTCTGCACGATGGCCGCGCGCGCAGCCTGACCGAGGCGATCCTGTGGCATGGTGGCGAGGCGCAGAAGGCGCGCGACCGCTTTGCCACCGCCAACGCGACTGAGCGCGACGCGATGATCAAATTCCTGGAGTCACTGTGA
- a CDS encoding imelysin family protein: MLKRSALVLVLPLALLSVFPAAAAVKASDIIQRAIDGFVRPVYADLHQHAETLTKAMHKLCEAPSQGELDVARAEFSATVYAWSSAEIIGFGPIKENNRLERTLYWPDRKGLGLKQVQAVLSAKDPNAINPAQLADKSIAMQGLGALEFVLFGDGADALTGKGDPYRCAYGAAVADNIETMAGDVADAWNKPDGFAALWANPGPQNALYRDGNEAVTELVGVLINELEMVRDVRLKGFLGAKPDADKPKQAIYWRSQNTANALAGNLAGIDALFQASKLGDALPPDARWMAESIHIQLVNGVATAKSIQGPIDKTLADPALREKLEHFALITSSLSTLIGTRLTDEFGLTAGFSSLDGD, from the coding sequence ATGCTGAAGCGCTCTGCCCTGGTTCTCGTTCTGCCGCTGGCTCTGCTCAGTGTTTTCCCGGCCGCGGCGGCGGTGAAAGCCTCCGATATCATCCAGCGGGCGATCGACGGCTTTGTCCGCCCGGTCTATGCCGACCTGCACCAGCATGCCGAAACCCTGACGAAGGCGATGCACAAGCTCTGCGAAGCGCCCTCGCAAGGGGAACTCGATGTGGCGCGGGCCGAGTTTTCGGCTACGGTCTATGCCTGGTCGTCGGCCGAGATCATCGGTTTCGGGCCGATCAAGGAGAACAACCGGCTGGAGCGCACGCTCTACTGGCCGGATCGCAAGGGCCTCGGCTTGAAACAGGTGCAGGCGGTATTGTCCGCCAAGGACCCGAATGCCATCAATCCGGCACAGCTGGCAGACAAGAGCATTGCCATGCAGGGGCTCGGCGCGCTGGAATTCGTGCTTTTCGGCGATGGCGCCGATGCGCTGACCGGCAAAGGCGATCCGTATCGCTGTGCCTATGGCGCGGCCGTTGCCGACAACATCGAAACCATGGCCGGCGATGTCGCCGATGCTTGGAACAAGCCGGACGGCTTTGCCGCGCTCTGGGCCAATCCGGGACCGCAGAACGCGCTCTACCGCGACGGCAACGAGGCGGTGACCGAACTGGTCGGCGTCTTGATCAACGAGCTGGAGATGGTGAGGGATGTCCGTCTGAAGGGCTTCCTTGGGGCCAAGCCGGATGCGGACAAGCCGAAGCAGGCGATCTATTGGCGGTCGCAAAACACCGCCAATGCGCTGGCCGGAAATCTCGCCGGCATCGACGCGCTGTTCCAGGCCTCCAAACTTGGCGATGCGTTGCCGCCCGATGCGCGCTGGATGGCGGAATCGATCCATATCCAGCTGGTCAACGGCGTCGCCACCGCGAAGTCGATTCAGGGTCCTATCGACAAGACGCTCGCCGACCCGGCGCTGCGCGAAAAACTCGAGCATTTCGCGCTGATCACCTCCAGCCTGTCGACCCTGATCGGCACCCGGCTGACCGACGAATTCGGCCTGACCGCTGGATTCTCGTCGCTGGATGGGGATTGA
- a CDS encoding DUF1513 domain-containing protein, which yields MRTPLIDRRDFLRAAGIGFAAAIAPSAWAKTLAADAVFATAFVKRDGSFGAAVLSEAGKVLHAIDLPDRGHDVTFDPVSKRSVVFARQPGTFAVVFDHTGRDAPQTIASITGRHFFGHGVFSPDGTLLYATENDFDNAAGVVGVYDARAKFSRIGEFSTYGMGPHELLMLGDGRTIAVANGGIETHPDYGRAELNIATMKPSYVLIDRVSGALIEKHELPASLHQLSIRHMDTDPSGTVWFGCQYRGPGTDRPLLVGRAARGKELQLLDMPQDVLSGFRNYIGSVAANPLAGTVAVSSPEGNSLVVIDAASGRVVSSSALVEVCGLAPDGSGFIATTGAGEIIEGSGTTRLEPDYVWDNHMLRIEQV from the coding sequence ATGCGTACGCCGCTCATCGATCGTCGCGATTTCCTGAGGGCCGCGGGCATCGGCTTTGCTGCCGCGATCGCGCCATCGGCCTGGGCAAAAACGCTTGCTGCCGACGCCGTTTTCGCCACCGCCTTCGTCAAGCGTGACGGCAGTTTTGGCGCCGCCGTCCTGTCCGAGGCTGGCAAGGTGCTGCATGCGATCGACCTGCCCGATCGCGGCCATGACGTCACCTTCGATCCCGTATCGAAACGCTCGGTGGTCTTCGCCCGCCAGCCCGGCACCTTCGCCGTGGTGTTCGACCACACCGGGCGCGATGCCCCGCAGACCATCGCCAGCATCACCGGCCGGCATTTCTTCGGCCATGGCGTGTTCTCTCCTGATGGCACCCTGCTCTATGCGACCGAGAACGATTTCGACAACGCCGCCGGCGTCGTCGGCGTCTACGACGCGCGAGCGAAATTCAGTCGCATCGGCGAATTTTCGACCTATGGCATGGGGCCGCATGAACTGCTGATGCTGGGCGACGGCAGGACGATCGCGGTCGCCAATGGCGGCATCGAGACCCATCCCGACTATGGCCGCGCCGAGCTCAACATCGCCACCATGAAGCCGTCCTATGTGCTGATCGACCGCGTCTCCGGCGCCCTCATCGAAAAGCACGAATTGCCGGCTTCCCTGCACCAGCTGTCGATCCGCCACATGGACACCGACCCATCCGGCACCGTCTGGTTTGGCTGCCAGTACAGGGGGCCGGGCACCGATCGTCCGCTGCTGGTCGGCCGCGCCGCACGCGGCAAGGAGTTGCAACTGCTCGACATGCCGCAGGATGTATTGTCCGGCTTCCGCAACTATATAGGTTCGGTCGCCGCCAATCCTTTGGCCGGCACCGTCGCCGTCTCGTCACCGGAAGGCAATTCGCTTGTGGTGATCGATGCCGCCAGCGGCCGGGTCGTCTCGTCCAGCGCGCTGGTCGAGGTTTGCGGCCTGGCGCCGGACGGATCGGGCTTCATCGCCACCACGGGCGCCGGCGAGATCATCGAAGGCAGCGGCACGACACGGTTAGAGCCGGACTATGTCTGGGACAACCACATGCTGCGCATCGAACAGGTCTGA
- the tsaB gene encoding tRNA (adenosine(37)-N6)-threonylcarbamoyltransferase complex dimerization subunit type 1 TsaB, translating to MKVLAIDCAASLCAACVYDAAAGRELGRAVLDLGKGHAEHLMAVIAEALMAAETDYPGLGAIAVSVGPGSFTGLRVGVSTARGLALALKIPAIGVTTLEALAAEAAAAFPGRAVLAALDAGREEIHAVLYDKALVLTYGPAGATLPEATALAMDNSAVLAGTAAAQIAASAGRGFDIGPQTGTADIQTYARLAAAKGQGERPKPLYLRGADAKPQAGFILSRQQN from the coding sequence ATGAAAGTGCTTGCCATCGACTGTGCCGCCAGCCTCTGCGCCGCCTGCGTCTACGACGCGGCGGCTGGGCGGGAGCTTGGCCGCGCGGTGCTCGATCTCGGCAAGGGCCATGCCGAGCACCTGATGGCCGTCATCGCCGAGGCGCTGATGGCGGCCGAAACCGACTATCCCGGTCTCGGCGCCATTGCCGTTTCTGTCGGTCCCGGTTCGTTCACCGGCCTGCGCGTCGGCGTGTCGACCGCGCGTGGCCTGGCGCTGGCGTTGAAAATTCCGGCGATCGGCGTGACGACGCTCGAAGCGCTGGCCGCCGAGGCCGCAGCGGCATTTCCCGGCCGCGCCGTGCTGGCCGCACTCGATGCCGGCCGGGAGGAAATCCATGCCGTGCTGTACGACAAAGCGTTAGTTTTAACTTACGGTCCAGCCGGCGCCACACTGCCTGAAGCCACTGCCTTGGCGATGGACAACTCTGCGGTGCTGGCCGGTACCGCGGCGGCACAGATCGCGGCCTCGGCCGGGCGTGGTTTCGATATTGGCCCTCAGACGGGCACTGCTGATATTCAAACCTACGCCCGTCTGGCCGCGGCAAAGGGGCAAGGCGAAAGGCCGAAACCGCTTTATCTGCGCGGCGCTGATGCCAAGCCGCAGGCGGGTTTCATTTTATCAAGGCAACAAAATTAA
- the rimI gene encoding ribosomal protein S18-alanine N-acetyltransferase: MRIPFLQPRRRDYALEPLRITDSPAVSLLHREDFVRPWTDGEFAALLEQDTVFGYAARETGQGSKPPVGFVLARLAAGEGEILTVAVARSHRRQGLGWQLMDAVLRELHAQRAEALFLEVDETNVAAIALYRRLGFREVGKRPDYYKSPDRGPTGALVMRRDLR, translated from the coding sequence ATGCGCATACCTTTTCTCCAGCCGCGCCGCCGGGACTATGCTCTCGAGCCGCTCAGGATCACAGATAGCCCCGCGGTGTCGTTGCTGCACCGTGAAGATTTCGTCCGCCCGTGGACCGATGGCGAGTTCGCCGCCCTGCTCGAGCAGGACACCGTGTTCGGTTACGCCGCGCGCGAGACCGGGCAGGGCTCCAAACCGCCTGTCGGCTTCGTGCTGGCACGGCTCGCGGCCGGCGAGGGCGAGATACTGACCGTCGCGGTGGCGCGATCGCATCGCCGCCAGGGACTGGGCTGGCAGTTGATGGATGCGGTGCTGCGCGAACTGCACGCGCAGCGCGCCGAAGCGCTGTTCCTCGAGGTCGACGAGACCAATGTCGCCGCGATCGCTCTCTACCGTCGGCTGGGCTTCCGCGAAGTTGGCAAGCGCCCCGACTACTACAAGTCGCCCGATCGCGGGCCGACCGGTGCGCTTGTCATGCGCCGCGATCTTCGCTAG
- a CDS encoding lysophospholipid acyltransferase family protein: MIGKIRIFLALGLVVAGSLVLVPLQILSMKTGWWPETVILKIWHRLILRALGMHVHVKGTLSDKRPLLVAANHISWTDIMVLGSFADVKFIARADMEGWPLIGMLSKLQRTVFIERERKRSSGDQASEIASRMAKGDAMVLFAEGSTGDGNAVLPFKSTLFGAASMAISEGAAEQVFIQPVAIAYTRLHGVPLGRRHRPISAWIGDEDLMPHLKVLMAEGALDVEVHFGEPIAFAKGSNRKETARLMESQVREMMQGALADPRPSR; this comes from the coding sequence ATGATCGGAAAAATCAGGATTTTCCTGGCCCTGGGCCTTGTCGTCGCCGGTTCGCTGGTCCTGGTGCCATTGCAGATCCTGTCGATGAAGACCGGCTGGTGGCCGGAAACCGTCATTCTCAAGATCTGGCACAGGCTGATCCTCAGGGCGCTTGGCATGCACGTCCATGTCAAGGGGACGCTGTCCGACAAGCGGCCCTTGCTGGTTGCCGCAAACCACATCTCCTGGACCGACATCATGGTGCTGGGCTCTTTTGCCGATGTGAAATTCATCGCCAGGGCCGATATGGAAGGCTGGCCGCTGATCGGCATGCTGTCGAAACTGCAGCGCACCGTCTTCATCGAACGCGAGCGCAAGCGCTCCTCAGGCGACCAGGCAAGCGAGATCGCCAGCCGCATGGCCAAGGGCGACGCCATGGTGCTGTTCGCCGAAGGTTCGACCGGTGACGGCAACGCCGTCCTGCCCTTCAAAAGCACGCTGTTCGGCGCCGCCTCGATGGCGATTTCGGAGGGTGCGGCCGAGCAGGTGTTCATCCAGCCGGTGGCGATCGCCTATACGCGCCTGCACGGCGTGCCGCTCGGCCGTCGCCACCGGCCGATCTCGGCTTGGATCGGCGACGAGGATTTGATGCCGCATCTCAAGGTGCTGATGGCGGAAGGCGCGCTCGACGTCGAGGTGCATTTCGGCGAGCCGATCGCCTTTGCCAAGGGCTCGAACCGCAAGGAAACGGCAAGGCTGATGGAAAGCCAGGTGCGCGAGATGATGCAGGGGGCGCTCGCCGATCCGCGCCCGAGCCGCTAG
- the miaB gene encoding tRNA (N6-isopentenyl adenosine(37)-C2)-methylthiotransferase MiaB: MNVYDSQRMGDALAADGYTATDAIDEADLVLLNTCHIREKAAEKVYSELGRIRDMKAERASAGREMLIGVAGCVAQAEGAEIIRRSPAVDLVIGPQTYHRLPDVLARVRGGEKIVETDYAIEDKFDHLPQPKRAEVIKRGVTAFLTVQEGCDKFCTFCVVPYTRGSEVSRPVAQIVAEAERLAEAGVREVTLLGQNVNAWHGHGETKGGKTEEWGLGRLLFRLAEIPGLARLRYTTSHPRDMDDELIAAHRDLPSLMPYLHLPVQSGSDRILKAMNRRHTASDYLALLDRIRAARPDIALSGDFIVGFPGETEADFEATMELVRQVNYASAFSFKYSPRPGTPGAEMADHVPETVKDERLQRLQALLLKQQQDFGLSLVGSTIDTLIEKPGRQAGQKVGRSPWLQPVIVDEKAGEIGDIIQVRITKTGYNSLFAELA, translated from the coding sequence ATGAACGTCTATGATTCACAGCGCATGGGCGATGCGCTGGCCGCCGACGGCTATACCGCGACCGATGCCATCGACGAGGCCGACCTTGTGCTGCTCAACACCTGCCACATCAGGGAGAAAGCGGCGGAAAAGGTCTATTCCGAGCTCGGCCGCATCCGCGATATGAAGGCGGAACGCGCTAGTGCCGGCCGGGAAATGCTGATCGGTGTCGCCGGCTGCGTGGCGCAGGCCGAGGGTGCGGAGATCATCAGGCGCTCGCCCGCCGTCGACCTGGTCATCGGGCCGCAGACCTATCACCGTCTGCCCGACGTGCTGGCGCGAGTGCGCGGCGGCGAGAAGATCGTCGAGACCGACTACGCCATCGAAGACAAATTCGACCATCTGCCGCAGCCTAAGCGCGCCGAGGTGATCAAGCGCGGCGTCACAGCCTTCCTCACCGTGCAGGAAGGCTGCGATAAGTTCTGCACCTTCTGCGTCGTGCCCTATACCAGGGGTTCGGAAGTGTCGCGGCCAGTGGCGCAGATCGTCGCTGAAGCCGAGCGCCTGGCTGAAGCCGGCGTGCGCGAGGTGACGCTGCTTGGCCAGAACGTCAATGCCTGGCACGGCCACGGCGAGACCAAAGGGGGCAAGACCGAGGAATGGGGCCTTGGCCGCCTGTTGTTCCGGCTGGCCGAAATCCCCGGACTGGCGCGGCTGCGCTACACCACCAGCCACCCGCGCGACATGGACGATGAGCTGATCGCTGCCCATCGCGACCTGCCGTCGCTGATGCCATATCTGCATCTGCCGGTGCAATCCGGTTCCGACCGCATCCTCAAGGCGATGAACCGCAGGCATACGGCTAGCGATTATCTGGCGCTGCTCGACCGCATCCGAGCGGCACGACCAGATATCGCGCTGTCCGGCGATTTCATCGTCGGCTTCCCCGGCGAGACCGAAGCCGATTTCGAAGCGACCATGGAATTGGTGCGCCAGGTGAACTATGCCTCGGCCTTTTCGTTCAAATATTCGCCGCGCCCCGGCACGCCGGGCGCCGAGATGGCCGATCACGTGCCGGAAACGGTCAAGGACGAGCGCTTGCAGCGCCTGCAGGCGCTGCTGTTGAAACAGCAGCAGGATTTCGGCTTGAGCCTGGTCGGCAGCACCATCGACACGCTGATCGAGAAGCCCGGCCGGCAGGCCGGCCAGAAGGTCGGCCGCTCACCTTGGCTGCAGCCGGTTATTGTTGATGAAAAGGCCGGCGAAATCGGTGACATTATCCAGGTGCGAATCACGAAGACGGGCTACAATAGCCTGTTCGCCGAATTGGCCTGA
- a CDS encoding PhoH family protein — MAHIVLTFDNNKLASALYGQFDENLARLEQKLGVDIRSRGNQLTIKGSASAAEQARRALDNLYGILQKGVDIGQSDVDGAVRMAVAADDQLTLPTLERKGKVSAAQIATRKKTIYARSLNQDAYMRALERSELVFGIGPAGTGKTYLAVAHAAMLLERGMVERIILSRPAVEAGERLGFLPGDMKEKVDPYLRPLYDALYDMMPADKVERAIAAEVIEIAPLAFMRGRTLAHAAVILDEAQNTTPMQMKMFLTRLGENSRMIVTGDPTQIDLPPSTKSGLVEALRVLDGVAGAVTVRFNDIDVVRHPLVAEIVRAYDRDAKLARGLGAEN; from the coding sequence ATGGCGCACATCGTTCTGACTTTCGACAACAACAAGCTTGCCAGCGCCCTTTACGGTCAGTTCGACGAGAACCTCGCCCGGCTCGAGCAGAAGCTCGGCGTCGACATCCGCTCGCGCGGCAACCAGCTGACCATCAAGGGGTCGGCTTCTGCCGCCGAACAGGCGCGCCGCGCCTTGGACAATCTCTACGGGATTCTGCAGAAGGGCGTCGATATCGGCCAGTCCGATGTCGATGGTGCCGTGCGCATGGCGGTCGCTGCCGACGATCAGCTGACGCTGCCGACGCTGGAGCGCAAGGGCAAGGTCTCGGCCGCCCAGATCGCCACCCGCAAGAAGACGATCTATGCCCGTTCGCTGAACCAGGATGCCTATATGCGGGCGCTGGAGCGGTCGGAGCTGGTGTTCGGCATCGGCCCGGCCGGTACCGGCAAGACCTATCTGGCGGTGGCGCATGCGGCGATGCTGCTCGAGCGCGGCATGGTCGAGCGCATCATCCTGTCTCGGCCGGCCGTCGAGGCCGGCGAGCGACTGGGCTTCCTGCCTGGCGACATGAAGGAGAAGGTCGATCCCTATCTGCGGCCGCTCTACGACGCGCTCTACGACATGATGCCCGCCGACAAGGTCGAGCGCGCCATTGCCGCCGAAGTGATCGAAATCGCGCCGCTCGCCTTCATGCGCGGCCGCACGCTGGCGCATGCCGCGGTCATCCTCGACGAGGCGCAGAACACCACGCCGATGCAGATGAAGATGTTCCTGACGCGTCTTGGTGAGAACTCGCGCATGATCGTCACCGGCGATCCGACGCAGATCGACCTGCCTCCGAGCACCAAATCGGGCCTGGTCGAAGCCTTGCGTGTCCTCGACGGCGTGGCCGGCGCGGTCACCGTGCGCTTCAACGATATCGACGTCGTTCGCCATCCGCTGGTGGCGGAAATCGTCAGGGCCTATGACCGTGACGCCAAGCTGGCGCGCGGCCTGGGTGCCGAAAATTGA
- the ybeY gene encoding rRNA maturation RNase YbeY: MPEDKISGDGDPPVDIDISIEAGDWPDEASLTRLVDRAVDAAFAGTGVTGRSELSVVFSDDAHIRTLNASWRGKDKPTNVLSFPAFPFVEGGPLPPMLGDIVLAAETVSREAALEDKPVQNHITHLVIHGLLHLLGYDHETDTEAEEMEAIERAALARLAIPDPYA; the protein is encoded by the coding sequence ATGCCTGAGGACAAAATATCCGGCGACGGGGATCCTCCCGTCGACATCGATATATCGATCGAAGCGGGCGATTGGCCAGATGAGGCAAGCCTGACGCGGCTGGTCGATCGCGCGGTTGACGCTGCTTTTGCCGGGACCGGCGTGACGGGCCGTTCCGAACTCAGCGTCGTTTTTTCCGACGATGCCCATATCCGGACCCTCAACGCCAGCTGGCGCGGCAAGGACAAACCCACCAACGTCTTGTCTTTCCCGGCTTTTCCGTTTGTGGAAGGCGGCCCGCTGCCGCCCATGCTGGGCGATATCGTGCTCGCCGCCGAGACGGTTTCACGCGAAGCGGCACTGGAAGACAAGCCCGTGCAGAACCATATCACCCATCTCGTCATCCACGGCCTGCTGCATTTGCTGGGCTATGATCACGAGACCGATACCGAGGCCGAGGAGATGGAGGCCATCGAACGCGCAGCGCTCGCAAGGCTTGCCATTCCCGATCCCTACGCGTAA
- a CDS encoding hemolysin family protein, which translates to MNDKPETAARPDAGSAPKASDTSEEGSSPSTGTGSVASEPSPAGPSLFDRVLGLFRQRNGTSLREEIAGALAETASDAGAFSPGERAMLNNILRLREVRVEDVMVPRADIEAVEITTTLGDLLGTFEQSGHSRMPVYSETLDDPRGMVHIRDVLAHITKLARVKKGRTTRKTPAATQLDLAQVDLARTIGELNLIRQVLFVPPSMLASDLMGRMQTTRTQMALVIDEYGGTDGLVSLEDIVEMVVGDIEDEHDDDEPMITQAGDGVFIVDGKAEIDEVAKMIGEDFAAGEHGEYVDTIGGMIFNTLGRVPARGEVVQAIPGFEFHVLDADPRRVKRVRIVQSQKGERRRRATARTEQA; encoded by the coding sequence ATGAACGACAAACCAGAGACTGCCGCCCGCCCCGACGCCGGCAGTGCGCCCAAGGCTTCCGACACGTCGGAAGAGGGATCAAGTCCGAGTACTGGTACCGGCAGCGTTGCCAGCGAGCCTTCGCCTGCCGGACCTTCCCTGTTCGACCGTGTTTTGGGCCTGTTTCGGCAACGCAACGGCACCAGCCTGCGTGAGGAAATCGCCGGCGCGCTGGCCGAGACGGCGAGCGACGCCGGCGCCTTCTCGCCTGGCGAGCGGGCCATGCTCAACAACATATTGCGGCTGCGCGAGGTGCGCGTCGAGGACGTCATGGTGCCGCGCGCCGATATCGAGGCGGTCGAGATCACCACGACGCTCGGCGACCTCCTGGGTACCTTCGAACAGTCCGGCCATTCCCGCATGCCGGTCTATTCCGAGACGCTCGACGACCCGCGCGGCATGGTCCATATCCGTGACGTGCTGGCCCACATCACCAAGCTTGCGCGCGTCAAGAAGGGCCGCACGACCAGGAAAACCCCTGCCGCCACGCAACTCGATCTCGCCCAGGTCGACCTTGCACGCACCATCGGCGAGCTCAATCTGATCCGCCAGGTGCTGTTCGTGCCGCCCTCGATGCTTGCTTCCGACCTGATGGGCCGCATGCAGACGACGCGTACGCAGATGGCGCTGGTCATCGACGAGTATGGCGGCACGGACGGGCTTGTCTCGCTCGAGGACATTGTCGAAATGGTCGTCGGCGATATCGAGGACGAGCATGACGACGACGAGCCGATGATCACCCAAGCCGGTGACGGCGTCTTCATCGTCGACGGCAAGGCCGAGATCGACGAGGTCGCCAAGATGATCGGCGAGGATTTCGCCGCCGGCGAACATGGCGAATATGTCGACACTATCGGCGGCATGATCTTCAACACGCTTGGCCGCGTGCCGGCGCGGGGCGAGGTGGTGCAGGCCATTCCGGGCTTCGAGTTCCATGTGCTCGATGCCGATCCGCGCCGCGTCAAGCGCGTGCGCATCGTGCAGAGCCAGAAGGGCGAGCGCCGCCGGCGTGCCACGGCCCGCACCGAACAGGCGTGA